From Pseudomonas fluorescens, one genomic window encodes:
- the mtgA gene encoding monofunctional biosynthetic peptidoglycan transglycosylase: MLRIFFRRFTKALLWFAAGSVVLVLIFRFVPPPGTTLMVERKIESWIDGEPIDLQRDWTPWEDISDDLKVAVIAGEDQKFPEHWGFDIGAIRAALAHNELGGSVRGASTLSQQVSKNLFLWSGRSWLRKGLEAWFTGLIEVLWPKQRILEVYLNSVEWDDGVFGAEAAARHHFGVSAKNLSPQQASLLAAVLPNPRVWSASHPTAYVQRRAGWIRQQMRQLGGDSYLIGLNDSRRAPWAE; encoded by the coding sequence ATGCTGCGTATATTTTTTCGACGTTTCACCAAGGCCCTGCTCTGGTTCGCGGCTGGCAGCGTGGTGTTGGTGCTGATTTTTCGCTTCGTCCCGCCACCGGGCACGACACTGATGGTCGAACGCAAGATCGAATCCTGGATCGACGGCGAGCCCATCGACCTGCAACGCGACTGGACGCCGTGGGAGGACATCTCCGATGACCTGAAAGTCGCGGTGATTGCCGGCGAAGATCAGAAATTCCCTGAGCATTGGGGCTTCGACATCGGCGCGATCCGCGCAGCCCTGGCCCATAACGAATTGGGCGGCTCGGTGCGCGGCGCCAGCACCTTGAGTCAGCAGGTGTCGAAGAATCTGTTCCTGTGGTCCGGCCGCAGTTGGCTGCGCAAGGGCCTGGAAGCCTGGTTCACCGGGCTGATCGAGGTGCTCTGGCCGAAGCAGCGGATTCTCGAGGTGTATCTCAACAGCGTTGAGTGGGATGACGGCGTGTTCGGCGCCGAAGCCGCCGCCCGCCACCATTTCGGCGTCAGCGCGAAAAATCTCAGTCCCCAACAGGCCAGCCTGCTGGCGGCGGTACTGCCCAATCCACGGGTGTGGAGCGCCAGCCATCCGACCGCCTACGTGCAACGCCGTGCCGGCTGGATTCGCCAACAAATGCGCCAGTTGGGCGGAGATAGCTACCTGATTGGCCTGAATGACTCGCGTCGGGCGCCTTGGGCGGAATAA
- the hemW gene encoding radical SAM family heme chaperone HemW, producing MTHDSPASPLIFGGAAPSSRGSLPSLPPLALYIHIPWCVRKCPYCDFNSHTASPELPEEEYVDALLADLDQDLHAVYGRELSSIFFGGGTPSLFSAPALGRLLKGVEQRIPFASDIEITLEANPGTFEQEKFVAYRALGINRLSIGIQSFQQEKLKALGRIHNGDEAIRAAGMARQAGFDNFNLDLMHGLPDQSLEDALDDLRQAIALKPTHLSWYQLTLEPNTVFWNQPPTLPEDDTLWDIQEAGQALLAEHGYAQYEVSAYAQPDRAARHNLNYWSFGDFIGIGAGAHGKLSHPDGRILRTWKTRLPKDYLNPAKSFKAGEKALGDEEMPFEFLMNALRLTDGVEARLYPERTGMPLDSLAEGRRDAEQSGLLRVEPSRLAATERGQLFLNDLLQNFLI from the coding sequence ATGACCCACGACTCTCCCGCGTCGCCGCTGATTTTCGGTGGCGCCGCACCTTCGTCCCGGGGCTCGTTGCCATCGCTGCCGCCCCTGGCGCTGTACATCCACATCCCGTGGTGCGTACGCAAATGCCCGTATTGCGACTTCAACTCCCACACCGCCAGCCCAGAGCTGCCGGAGGAGGAGTATGTCGACGCCCTGCTTGCTGACCTCGACCAGGACCTGCACGCGGTGTACGGCCGGGAGCTAAGCTCGATCTTCTTCGGCGGTGGCACCCCCAGCCTGTTCAGCGCCCCCGCACTGGGTCGCCTGCTCAAGGGCGTGGAACAGCGCATCCCGTTCGCCAGCGACATCGAAATCACCCTGGAAGCCAATCCGGGCACTTTCGAGCAAGAGAAGTTCGTCGCTTACCGCGCCCTGGGAATCAATCGTTTGTCGATCGGCATCCAGAGCTTCCAGCAGGAAAAACTCAAGGCCCTGGGACGCATCCACAATGGCGACGAGGCCATCCGCGCCGCCGGTATGGCGCGCCAGGCCGGGTTCGACAACTTCAATCTGGACCTGATGCACGGCCTGCCTGACCAGTCCCTGGAAGACGCCCTGGACGACCTGCGCCAAGCTATCGCGCTGAAGCCGACTCATTTGTCCTGGTATCAACTGACCCTGGAACCCAACACGGTGTTCTGGAACCAGCCGCCAACCCTGCCGGAAGACGACACACTTTGGGACATTCAGGAAGCCGGGCAAGCGCTGTTGGCCGAACACGGTTACGCCCAATACGAAGTCTCGGCCTACGCCCAGCCCGACCGGGCAGCGCGGCATAACCTCAATTACTGGAGTTTTGGTGACTTTATCGGCATTGGCGCCGGCGCCCATGGCAAGCTCAGTCACCCGGACGGACGCATCCTTCGCACCTGGAAGACCCGCCTGCCCAAGGACTACCTGAACCCGGCGAAAAGCTTCAAGGCTGGCGAAAAGGCCCTGGGTGACGAGGAAATGCCGTTCGAGTTTTTGATGAACGCCCTGCGTCTGACGGACGGGGTCGAGGCCAGGCTGTACCCGGAGCGCACCGGCATGCCCCTGGACAGCCTTGCCGAAGGCCGTCGCGACGCCGAACAAAGTGGCTTGTTGCGGGTCGAACCATCACGTCTGGCGGCTACCGAGCGCGGACAGCTGTTCCTCAATGACCTGCTGCAGAATTTTCTGATCTGA
- the proC gene encoding pyrroline-5-carboxylate reductase, giving the protein MSKTRIAFIGAGNMAASLIGGLRAKGLEAAQIRASDPGAETRARVSAEHGIEVFADNADAIQGADVVVLAVKPQAMKVVCEAIRPHLQPGQLVVSIAAGITCASMNNWLGAQPIVRCMPNTPALLRQGVSGLYATAQVSAEQRQQAEELLSAVGIALWLDEEQQLDAVTAVSGSGPAYFFLLIEAMTAAGEKLGLPRETAAQLTLQTALGAAHMAVASDVDAAELRRRVTSPAGTTEAAIKSFQADGFEALVEKALGAAAHRSAEMAEQLGQ; this is encoded by the coding sequence ATGAGCAAGACGCGTATTGCCTTTATCGGTGCCGGAAACATGGCTGCCAGCCTGATCGGCGGCCTGCGGGCCAAGGGCCTTGAAGCCGCGCAGATCCGCGCCAGTGACCCAGGCGCCGAGACCCGTGCACGAGTCAGCGCCGAGCACGGCATTGAAGTGTTCGCCGATAACGCCGACGCCATCCAGGGCGCCGATGTGGTGGTCCTGGCGGTCAAGCCGCAGGCGATGAAAGTGGTCTGCGAGGCGATTCGCCCGCACCTGCAGCCGGGCCAATTGGTGGTTTCGATTGCCGCTGGCATCACCTGCGCCAGCATGAACAACTGGCTGGGCGCGCAACCCATCGTGCGCTGCATGCCCAACACCCCGGCACTGCTGCGTCAGGGTGTGAGCGGCCTGTACGCCACCGCCCAGGTCAGCGCCGAGCAACGCCAGCAGGCCGAGGAACTGCTGTCAGCTGTGGGCATCGCCCTGTGGCTCGACGAAGAACAGCAACTGGATGCCGTCACCGCCGTTTCCGGCAGTGGTCCGGCGTACTTCTTCCTGCTGATCGAAGCCATGACCGCAGCCGGAGAAAAGCTCGGCCTGCCGCGTGAAACCGCAGCGCAACTGACCCTGCAAACTGCCCTCGGTGCGGCACACATGGCCGTTGCCAGCGACGTCGACGCCGCCGAACTGCGCCGCCGTGTCACCTCGCCTGCCGGCACTACTGAAGCGGCGATCAAGTCCTTCCAGGCCGACGGCTTCGAAGCCCTGGTGGAAAAAGCACTGGGTGCCGCCGCACACCGCTCGGCCGAGATGGCTGAGCAATTGGGTCAATAA
- a CDS encoding thiazole synthase, whose translation MSNVRSDKPFVLAGRTYQSRLLVGTGKYRDMQETRSAIEASGAEIVTFAVRRTNLGQIEGEPNLLEVLSPDRYTFLPNTAGCYDAIEAVRTCRLARELLDGHNLVKLEVLADQKTLFPNVIETLKAAETLVKEGFDVMVYTSDDPIIARQLAEIGCIAVMPLAGLIGSGLGICNPYNLQIILEEAKIPVLVDAGVGTASDATIAMELGCDAVLMNSALAHAQQPIMMAEAMKHAIVAGRLAYLAGRMPKKLYASASSPLDGLIK comes from the coding sequence ATGAGCAACGTTCGCAGCGACAAGCCCTTCGTCCTGGCCGGTCGTACGTACCAGTCGCGTTTGCTGGTAGGTACCGGCAAGTACCGTGACATGCAAGAAACCCGTTCGGCCATCGAAGCCTCGGGTGCCGAGATCGTCACCTTCGCCGTGCGCCGCACCAACCTCGGGCAGATCGAGGGCGAGCCGAACTTGCTCGAAGTGCTGTCGCCGGATCGCTACACCTTCCTGCCGAACACCGCCGGTTGCTACGACGCGATCGAGGCCGTGCGCACCTGCCGCCTGGCCCGTGAGCTGCTCGACGGCCATAACCTGGTGAAGCTGGAAGTGCTGGCGGACCAGAAAACCCTGTTCCCCAACGTGATCGAAACCCTCAAGGCCGCCGAAACCCTGGTCAAGGAAGGCTTCGACGTGATGGTCTACACCAGCGACGACCCTATTATCGCCCGGCAACTGGCGGAAATCGGCTGCATCGCGGTCATGCCACTGGCCGGCCTGATCGGCTCGGGCCTGGGTATCTGCAACCCGTACAACCTGCAGATCATCCTTGAAGAGGCGAAGATCCCGGTGTTGGTGGATGCGGGTGTGGGCACGGCTTCCGATGCCACCATCGCCATGGAACTGGGCTGCGACGCGGTGCTGATGAACTCGGCCCTCGCCCATGCACAGCAACCGATCATGATGGCCGAAGCCATGAAACACGCGATTGTTGCCGGTCGCCTGGCGTACCTGGCCGGACGCATGCCGAAAAAACTCTATGCCAGCGCCTCCTCGCCGCTGGATGGTCTGATCAAGTAA
- the rdgB gene encoding RdgB/HAM1 family non-canonical purine NTP pyrophosphatase, whose product MINFPQLVLASHNAGKLKELQAMLGDSVQLRSIGEFSQVEPEETGLSFVENAILKARNAARISGLPALADDSGLAVDFLGGAPGIYSARYADGQGDAANNAKLLDVLKDVPEAERGAQFVCVLALVRHADDPLPILCEGLWHGRMLTQASGEHGFGYDPLFWVPERNCSSAELSPADKNQISHRARAMVLLRQRLGLK is encoded by the coding sequence ATGATCAATTTCCCGCAACTCGTATTGGCCAGCCATAACGCCGGCAAACTCAAGGAACTCCAGGCCATGCTCGGCGACTCGGTGCAACTGCGCTCGATCGGCGAGTTCAGCCAGGTCGAGCCTGAAGAAACCGGCCTGTCGTTCGTCGAGAACGCCATCCTCAAGGCGCGCAATGCCGCGCGCATCTCCGGTTTGCCGGCGTTGGCCGACGACTCGGGTCTGGCGGTGGACTTCCTTGGCGGCGCCCCGGGCATCTACTCGGCACGTTATGCCGATGGCCAGGGCGATGCGGCGAACAACGCCAAGCTGCTCGACGTGCTCAAGGACGTCCCGGAGGCCGAGCGTGGCGCCCAGTTCGTCTGCGTGCTGGCACTGGTACGACACGCTGACGACCCGCTGCCGATTCTCTGCGAAGGCCTGTGGCACGGCCGTATGCTGACCCAGGCCAGCGGCGAGCACGGCTTTGGCTACGATCCGCTGTTCTGGGTACCGGAGCGTAACTGCTCGAGCGCCGAACTGAGTCCGGCCGACAAAAACCAGATCAGCCACCGCGCCCGCGCAATGGTTCTGCTGCGCCAGCGTCTGGGCCTGAAATGA
- the rpoH gene encoding RNA polymerase sigma factor RpoH, with product MTTSLQPAYALVPGANLEAYVHTVNSIPLLTPEQERELAESLYYEQDLEAARQMVLAHLRFVVHIARSYSGYGLAQADLIQEGNVGLMKAVKRFNPEMGVRLVSFAVHWIKAEIHEFILRNWRIVKVATTKAQRKLFFNLRSQKKRLAWLNNEEVHRVAESLGVEPREVREMESRLTGHDMAFDPAAEADDDSAFQSPANYLEDHRYDPARQLEDADWSDNSTSNLHEALDVLDERSRDILYQRWLAEEKATLHDLAQKYNVSAERIRQLEKSAMNKLKLSIAA from the coding sequence ATGACCACTTCTTTGCAACCTGCTTATGCCCTGGTTCCTGGTGCAAACCTGGAAGCCTATGTGCACACGGTGAACAGCATTCCACTGCTGACGCCAGAGCAGGAGCGTGAACTGGCCGAGAGTCTCTACTATGAGCAGGATCTTGAGGCGGCTCGGCAGATGGTGCTCGCCCACCTGCGTTTTGTTGTACATATCGCCCGTAGCTACAGTGGCTACGGCCTGGCCCAGGCTGACCTGATCCAGGAAGGCAACGTCGGCCTGATGAAAGCGGTGAAACGCTTCAATCCGGAAATGGGTGTGCGCCTGGTGTCTTTTGCCGTGCACTGGATCAAGGCGGAAATCCACGAATTCATCCTGCGCAACTGGCGTATTGTGAAAGTCGCGACCACCAAGGCCCAGCGCAAGCTGTTCTTCAACCTGCGCAGCCAGAAAAAACGCTTGGCGTGGCTGAACAACGAAGAAGTCCATCGTGTGGCTGAAAGCCTCGGCGTAGAGCCGCGGGAAGTCCGCGAGATGGAAAGCCGCCTGACCGGCCACGACATGGCCTTTGACCCGGCCGCCGAAGCGGACGACGACAGTGCCTTCCAGTCTCCAGCCAACTACCTGGAAGATCACCGCTACGACCCGGCCCGCCAGCTGGAAGACGCTGACTGGAGCGACAACTCCACCAGCAACCTGCACGAGGCGCTGGACGTCCTGGACGAGCGCAGCCGCGACATCCTCTACCAGCGTTGGCTGGCAGAAGAAAAAGCCACGCTGCACGACCTGGCGCAGAAGTACAACGTCTCGGCCGAGCGGATTCGCCAGCTTGAGAAGAGCGCGATGAACAAGCTGAAACTGTCGATTGCGGCGTAA
- the thiS gene encoding sulfur carrier protein ThiS — translation MRIQLNGESLELPDGETVAGLLVRLDLTGRRVAVERNLDIVPRSQHADTTLTEGDSVEVVHAIGGG, via the coding sequence ATGCGCATTCAGTTGAACGGCGAATCCCTTGAACTGCCCGACGGCGAGACCGTTGCGGGCCTACTGGTCCGTCTGGACCTGACCGGACGCCGTGTCGCGGTCGAGCGCAATCTGGACATCGTCCCGCGCAGCCAGCATGCAGACACCACCCTCACCGAAGGCGATTCGGTAGAAGTGGTGCACGCCATCGGCGGCGGCTGA
- a CDS encoding YggS family pyridoxal phosphate-dependent enzyme, whose product MSTIADNISQVAARIRAAEQASQRAADSVQLLAVSKTKPAEAVREAFAAGVRDFGENYLQEALGKQLELTDLPLSWHFIGPIQSNKTRAIAEHFAWVHSVDRLKIAQRLSEQRPADLPPLNICIQVNVSGEASKSGCTPADLPALASAISALPRLVLRGLMAIPEPTDDRAEQDAAFAAVRELNQSLQASLKLPLDTLSMGMSHDLESAIAQGATWVRIGTALFGARNYP is encoded by the coding sequence CACAGGTAGCCGCGCGCATCCGTGCGGCCGAACAGGCCAGCCAGCGCGCCGCAGACAGTGTCCAACTGCTCGCCGTGAGCAAGACCAAACCAGCCGAGGCCGTGCGTGAAGCCTTTGCTGCCGGGGTCCGGGATTTCGGCGAGAACTACCTGCAGGAAGCCCTCGGCAAGCAGCTCGAGTTGACCGATCTGCCCTTGAGTTGGCACTTCATCGGCCCCATTCAATCGAACAAGACGCGTGCTATCGCCGAGCACTTCGCTTGGGTGCACTCCGTGGATCGCTTGAAAATCGCTCAGCGCCTGTCCGAACAACGCCCTGCCGATCTGCCGCCGCTGAACATCTGCATCCAGGTCAACGTCAGTGGCGAGGCCAGCAAGTCCGGCTGCACCCCCGCCGACCTGCCGGCCCTGGCCAGCGCCATCAGCGCCCTGCCGCGCCTGGTGTTGCGCGGTTTGATGGCGATCCCCGAGCCCACCGACGATCGCGCCGAACAGGACGCTGCGTTTGCCGCCGTGCGCGAGCTGAACCAGAGCCTGCAGGCCAGCCTCAAGCTGCCGCTCGACACACTGTCCATGGGCATGAGCCACGACCTCGAGTCGGCCATTGCCCAGGGCGCGACCTGGGTACGTATCGGTACGGCCCTGTTCGGTGCCCGCAACTACCCCTAA
- the metX gene encoding homoserine O-succinyltransferase MetX, whose protein sequence is MPTAFPADSVGLVTPQVAHFSEPLALACGRSLSAYDLIYETYGTLNATASNAVLICHALSGHHHAAGYHSPDDRKPGWWDSCIGPGKPIDTNRFFVVSLNNLGGCNGSTGPSSINPETGKPFGAEFPVLTVEDWVHSQARLAERLGIQQWAAVIGGSLGGMQAMQWSITYPDRIRHCLAIASAPKLSAQNIAFNEVARQAILTDPEFHGGSFQEAGVIPKRGLMLARMVGHITYLSDDSMGEKFGRGLKSEKLNYDFHSVEFQVESYLRYQGEEFSGRFDANTYLLMTKALDYFDPAANFDDNLAKTFAGAKAKFCVMSFTTDWRFSPARSRELVDALMAAQKDVCYLEIDAPQGHDAFLIPIPRYLQAFSNYMKRITV, encoded by the coding sequence ATGCCAACTGCCTTTCCCGCCGATTCTGTTGGTCTGGTGACGCCCCAAGTGGCGCACTTCAGCGAGCCCCTGGCCCTTGCCTGCGGCCGCTCCCTGTCAGCCTATGACCTGATCTACGAAACCTACGGCACGCTGAACGCCACGGCGAGCAACGCCGTGCTGATCTGCCACGCCCTGTCCGGTCACCACCACGCGGCCGGTTACCACAGCCCCGACGATCGCAAACCGGGTTGGTGGGACAGCTGCATCGGCCCCGGCAAGCCGATCGATACCAATCGCTTCTTCGTGGTCAGCCTGAACAACCTCGGCGGCTGCAATGGTTCGACCGGCCCCAGCAGCATCAACCCGGAGACCGGCAAGCCGTTTGGCGCCGAGTTCCCGGTATTGACCGTCGAAGACTGGGTCCACAGTCAGGCGCGCCTGGCCGAGCGCCTCGGCATCCAGCAGTGGGCCGCGGTGATCGGTGGCAGCCTTGGCGGCATGCAGGCCATGCAATGGAGCATCACCTACCCGGATCGCATCCGCCATTGTCTGGCCATTGCCTCGGCTCCCAAGCTGTCGGCGCAGAACATCGCCTTCAACGAAGTGGCACGCCAGGCGATCCTGACCGATCCGGAGTTCCATGGCGGCTCGTTCCAGGAGGCCGGGGTCATTCCCAAGCGTGGCCTGATGCTGGCGCGCATGGTCGGACACATCACTTACCTGTCGGACGATTCGATGGGTGAGAAATTCGGCCGTGGCCTCAAGAGCGAAAAGCTCAACTACGACTTCCACAGCGTCGAGTTCCAGGTCGAGAGCTACCTGCGTTATCAGGGCGAGGAGTTCTCCGGGCGTTTCGACGCCAACACTTACCTGCTGATGACCAAGGCACTGGATTACTTCGATCCAGCGGCGAACTTCGACGATAACCTGGCGAAAACCTTTGCCGGCGCCAAGGCCAAGTTCTGCGTGATGTCGTTCACCACTGACTGGCGCTTCTCCCCGGCGCGTTCGCGCGAGCTGGTGGACGCGCTTATGGCGGCTCAAAAAGACGTGTGCTACCTCGAGATCGACGCTCCGCAAGGCCACGACGCCTTCCTGATTCCGATCCCGCGCTACCTGCAGGCGTTCAGCAATTACATGAAGCGGATTACGGTGTGA
- the trmB gene encoding tRNA (guanosine(46)-N7)-methyltransferase TrmB, producing MTESNDTPIQTEEGEERQHRRIKSFVMRAGRMTEGQQKGLEQGTPLFVLPLADAPVDFDQVFGRSAPRSLEIGFGMGHSLLEMAAAAPEQDFIGVEVHRPGVGALLNGVLTQGLTNLRVYDCDAIEVLNRCVADNSLDRLMLFFPDPWHKSRHHKRRIVQASFAELVRSKLKVGGVLHMATDWEPYAEYMLEVMNVAPGYRNLAEDGKCVPRPAERPITKFERRGERLGHGVWDLKFEKQS from the coding sequence ATGACTGAATCGAACGACACGCCTATCCAGACGGAAGAAGGCGAAGAGCGCCAACACCGCCGCATCAAGAGTTTCGTGATGCGCGCCGGGCGCATGACCGAAGGCCAGCAAAAGGGCCTGGAGCAGGGCACCCCGCTGTTCGTCCTGCCACTGGCCGACGCGCCGGTAGACTTCGACCAGGTGTTTGGCCGCTCGGCGCCACGCTCGCTGGAAATCGGTTTCGGCATGGGCCATTCGTTGCTGGAAATGGCCGCGGCTGCGCCTGAGCAGGACTTCATCGGTGTCGAAGTGCACCGTCCGGGTGTCGGTGCGCTGCTCAATGGCGTGCTGACCCAGGGCCTGACCAACCTGCGCGTCTACGATTGCGATGCGATCGAGGTGCTCAATCGTTGCGTGGCCGACAACAGCCTGGATCGCCTGATGCTGTTTTTCCCGGATCCGTGGCACAAGAGCCGCCACCACAAGCGCCGCATTGTTCAGGCCTCGTTCGCCGAGCTGGTGCGCAGCAAGTTGAAGGTCGGCGGTGTGCTGCACATGGCCACTGACTGGGAGCCGTACGCCGAGTACATGCTGGAAGTAATGAACGTCGCCCCTGGTTATCGCAACCTGGCTGAAGACGGCAAGTGCGTGCCGCGCCCGGCCGAACGCCCGATCACCAAGTTCGAACGCCGTGGTGAGCGGCTTGGGCATGGGGTGTGGGATTTGAAGTTCGAAAAACAGTCTTAA
- a CDS encoding DUF4426 domain-containing protein — MSRLALFVLTACLSIGAMAADVIKGERQETFGDVTVHYNTFNSTYIQPDIAKAAELIRSKNQGVINVSVLKAGKPQVANVSGSVKDLTSKSVPLNFKQITEQGAIYYIAQYPVEQQETRTFEIKVQTGDAINTINFNQELFPGE; from the coding sequence ATGAGTCGTCTTGCGCTGTTTGTCTTAACGGCCTGCCTGAGCATCGGTGCCATGGCCGCCGATGTGATCAAGGGCGAACGCCAGGAAACCTTCGGCGACGTCACGGTGCACTACAACACCTTTAATTCGACGTACATCCAGCCGGATATTGCCAAGGCGGCCGAGCTGATCCGAAGCAAGAACCAGGGCGTGATCAACGTCTCGGTGCTCAAGGCCGGTAAGCCACAGGTCGCCAATGTCAGCGGCAGCGTCAAGGACCTGACCAGCAAAAGCGTACCGCTGAACTTCAAGCAGATCACTGAGCAAGGGGCGATCTACTACATTGCCCAATATCCGGTTGAACAGCAGGAGACCCGCACCTTCGAGATCAAGGTGCAGACCGGTGACGCGATCAACACCATCAATTTCAACCAAGAGCTCTTTCCCGGCGAATGA
- a CDS encoding DUF3392 domain-containing protein gives MDLVLDLLATVSRWSRSNLSEISLALVGCLLVLFGADFKGWIEQRLGNIAGALRVPMMSLLCVIGSGAALLYATPWIVKGLSQFNNYSLAPVLLVVLVLIGVVADRR, from the coding sequence ATGGATTTGGTACTCGACCTGCTCGCCACTGTCTCGCGCTGGAGTCGCAGCAACCTGTCGGAAATCTCTTTGGCGCTGGTGGGTTGTTTGCTGGTGCTGTTTGGCGCGGACTTTAAAGGCTGGATCGAACAGCGCTTGGGCAACATCGCCGGAGCCTTGCGCGTGCCGATGATGTCGTTGCTGTGCGTGATCGGCAGCGGCGCCGCCCTGCTCTACGCCACCCCGTGGATCGTCAAGGGCCTGAGCCAGTTCAACAACTACAGCCTGGCGCCGGTGTTGTTGGTGGTGCTGGTGTTGATTGGGGTGGTGGCGGATCGGCGGTGA
- the metW gene encoding methionine biosynthesis protein MetW, with translation MRADLEIIQEWIPAGSRVLDLGCGDGELLTWLRDHKQVTGYGLENDPDNIAECVAKGINVIEQDLDKGLGNFASNSFDIVVMTQALQAVHYPDKILDEMLRVGRQCIITFPNFGHWRCRWYLASKGRMPVSEFLPYTWYNTPNIHFCTFEDFEALCSERQAKVIDRLAVDQQHRHGWASKLWPNLLGEIGIYRVSSPGLQDHQVAV, from the coding sequence ATGAGAGCTGATCTGGAAATCATCCAGGAATGGATCCCCGCCGGCAGCCGCGTGCTCGACCTCGGTTGCGGCGATGGCGAGCTGCTGACCTGGCTGCGCGACCACAAGCAAGTCACCGGCTACGGCCTGGAGAATGACCCGGACAACATCGCCGAGTGCGTGGCCAAGGGCATCAACGTCATCGAGCAGGACCTGGACAAGGGCCTGGGCAACTTTGCCAGCAACAGCTTCGACATCGTGGTCATGACCCAGGCCCTGCAGGCCGTGCATTACCCTGACAAGATCCTCGACGAAATGCTGCGGGTCGGGCGCCAGTGCATCATCACCTTCCCCAACTTCGGTCACTGGCGCTGCCGCTGGTACTTGGCCAGCAAGGGCCGGATGCCGGTGTCGGAGTTCCTGCCCTACACCTGGTACAACACGCCGAACATTCACTTCTGCACCTTCGAGGATTTCGAAGCGCTATGCAGCGAACGGCAAGCCAAGGTCATCGATAGACTTGCTGTCGATCAACAACACCGCCACGGGTGGGCCAGTAAGCTATGGCCTAATCTATTAGGTGAGATTGGCATCTACCGGGTCAGCAGTCCTGGCCTTCAGGATCACCAGGTAGCGGTTTAA
- a CDS encoding YggT family protein: MIGLNTAAVYVLQTLGSLYLLIVLLRFVLQLVRANFYNPLCQFAVKATQPLLKPLRRVIPSLFGLDLSSLVLAILVQLALMALTLLLTYGTTGNPLQLLIWSIIGVTALFLNIFFYALIISVILSWVAPGSHNPGAELVNQICEPALAPFRKILPNLGGLDISPILAFMVLKLIDMLVINNLAAMTMMPEILRLLI, translated from the coding sequence ATGATTGGATTGAACACTGCAGCGGTCTATGTGCTGCAAACCCTTGGCAGCCTCTACCTGCTGATCGTCCTGCTGCGCTTCGTCCTGCAACTGGTGCGGGCGAATTTCTACAACCCGCTGTGCCAATTCGCGGTCAAGGCCACCCAGCCGCTGCTCAAGCCGCTGCGCCGGGTCATCCCGAGCCTATTTGGCCTCGACCTGTCGTCGCTGGTACTGGCGATTCTGGTGCAGTTGGCGTTGATGGCCCTGACCCTGCTGCTGACCTACGGCACTACCGGTAACCCGCTGCAACTGCTGATCTGGTCGATCATCGGAGTCACGGCGCTGTTCCTGAACATCTTCTTCTACGCCCTGATCATCAGCGTGATCCTGTCGTGGGTCGCACCGGGCAGCCACAACCCGGGCGCGGAATTGGTCAATCAGATCTGCGAGCCAGCCCTGGCGCCGTTCCGCAAGATCCTGCCGAACCTCGGCGGCCTGGATATTTCGCCGATCCTGGCGTTCATGGTGCTGAAGTTGATCGACATGCTGGTGATCAACAACCTTGCGGCGATGACCATGATGCCGGAGATCCTGCGTCTGTTGATCTGA
- a CDS encoding DUF423 domain-containing protein — MLRGFLMLAAFFGFTGVALGAFAAHGLKSRLTPEYLAIFHTGVTYQLVHALALFGVALLATQMQGRLVAWAGISFSIGILLFSGSLYLLTTIGIGKLGIITPFGGLAFLIGWLCLGLAAWRLQATA; from the coding sequence ATGCTGCGTGGCTTTCTGATGCTGGCTGCTTTCTTCGGTTTCACCGGCGTTGCCCTGGGGGCCTTCGCCGCCCATGGCTTGAAGAGCCGCCTGACCCCTGAGTACCTGGCCATTTTCCACACCGGCGTCACCTATCAGTTAGTGCATGCGCTGGCATTGTTTGGCGTCGCGCTGCTGGCCACTCAGATGCAGGGTCGGTTGGTGGCCTGGGCCGGTATTTCGTTCAGCATCGGTATCCTGCTGTTCTCCGGCAGCCTGTACCTGCTGACCACCATCGGCATCGGCAAGCTTGGCATCATCACCCCGTTCGGTGGCCTGGCTTTCCTGATTGGCTGGCTGTGCCTGGGACTCGCCGCCTGGCGCCTGCAGGCGACCGCCTGA